The Candidatus Binatia bacterium genomic interval CGCGGCGCGGCTCAGGACGGCGGCCGTTTCCGGCATCGTCAGCTCGTCGCCGGCGATGTCGATGGCGCGGCCGTTCAGGGCGGCATGGTTCTCGAAGGCCCAGGCGCCGTACCGGCCGATGTCCTGCACGGCGACCATCTGAAGCTCCGTCTCAGGACGGATTCCGACCGCGAGGGCGCCGCCCTGGATGGACGGGAGGAACCACGGCGAGGCCAGGTTCTCCATGAAGAAGACCGGGCGAAGGATGGCGTACGAGGGGAACTTCAGGGAACGGATCCGCTCCTCGACGCGGGCCTTGTTGTCGAAGTGCGGAATCCCCGTCTTCCGGTCGGCGGACTGGACGGAGGAATAGACCAGATGGTGGACGCCGGCCTTCCGCGCGATCTCGGCGAAGCGGATCCCCTGCTCTTCCTCCCCCTGGACGCCGGCCTCCCAGGTGTTCTGCACGGCGTAGGCGCCCCACGCCCCCTGCAGCGCGCGCTCGATCGAGGCGGCGTCGTTCAGGTCGCCCGCGACCACTTCCGCGCCCAGCCGCTTCAGCTCGCCGGCCTTGGGGCCTTCGGGGTGGCGGGTCATGGCGCGGACCTTCCGCCCCTTGGCCAGCAGCTCGCGGGCAATCGCGCCGCCCTGCTGCCCCGTCGCGCCGGTGATCAGGATGAGTTCGTTGGAGAGTGCCATCGTTCGTTCCTCCGGTTTCGGGTGTCGCCTATCGAGAGACTTCTTCGGAATGTTCGCGGACCGCGGCGCGGGCCAGCTCCAGGAGATCGGCGAGCTG includes:
- a CDS encoding NmrA/HSCARG family protein — translated: MALSNELILITGATGQQGGAIARELLAKGRKVRAMTRHPEGPKAGELKRLGAEVVAGDLNDAASIERALQGAWGAYAVQNTWEAGVQGEEEQGIRFAEIARKAGVHHLVYSSVQSADRKTGIPHFDNKARVEERIRSLKFPSYAILRPVFFMENLASPWFLPSIQGGALAVGIRPETELQMVAVQDIGRYGAWAFENHAALNGRAIDIAGDELTMPETAAVLSRAAGREIRFVQVPIEEVRKFSDDFASMLEWFDRVGYNVDIAAMSAESGVRPTPLAEWAAAVDWQPAPVTR